The Prunus persica cultivar Lovell chromosome G7, Prunus_persica_NCBIv2, whole genome shotgun sequence genome has a segment encoding these proteins:
- the LOC18769128 gene encoding dnaJ homolog subfamily C GRV2 isoform X2, protein MDSSNKSSSRSTPTPVEEPEYLARYLVVKHSWRGRYKRILCLSNVTITTLDPATLSVTNSYEVASDFDSAAPIIGRDENSNEFNLSVRTDGRGKFKGIKFSSRYRASILTELHRIRGNRLGAVAEFPVLHLRRRNAEWVTFKLKVTYVGVELIDLKSGDLRWCLDFRDFDSPAIVFLSDAYGKKGSEHGGFVLCPLYGRKSKAFQAASGSTNSAIIANLTKTAKSMVGVSLTVETSQSLTIAEYIKRRAKEAVGAEETPCGGWSVTRLRSAARGTLNVPGLSLSVGPKGGLGENGDAVSRQLILTKASLVERRPENYEAVTVRPLSAVNALVRFAEEPQMFAIEFNDGCPIHVYASTSRDSLLAAVRDVLQTEGQCAVTVLPRLTMPGHPIDPPCGRVHLQSGLQRPIADVESASMHLKHLAAAAKDAVSEGGSIPGSRAKLWRRIREFNACIPYSGVPPNIEVPEVTLMALITMLPATPNLPPESPPLPPPSPKAAATVMGFIACLRRLLASRTAASHVMSFPAAVGRIMGLLRNGSEGVAAEAAGLVAVLIGGGPGDTNILTDSKGEQHATIMHTKSVLFANQGYAIILANRLKPMSVSPLLSMAVVEVLEAMICEPHGETTQYTVFVELLRQVAGLKRRLFALFGHPAESVRETVAVIMRTIAEEDAIAAESMRDAALRDGALLRHLLHAFFLPPGERREVSRQLVALWADSYQPALDLLSRVLPPGLVAYLHTRSDGVQSEDANQEGSLTSRRQRRLLQQRKGRTGKGSTSQENSLPNVNNYEIGDPMTQTNAGTFKVSDNYQRSVLDQSSGQASTIQSSGAQTVENSTGELASSGVPQNNHSAFVASADSQSRSIHEAVEANTSMSIDSDSNVTGFQNTGLPAPAQVVVENTPVGSGRLLCNWPEFWRAFSLDHNRADLIWNERTRQELRETLQAEVHKLDVEKERTEDIVPGGATADTMTGQDSVPQISWNYSEFSVRYPSLSKEVCVGQYYLRLLLESGSVGRAQDFPLRDPVAFFRALYHRFLCDADIGLTVDGAVPDEMGASDDWCDMGRLDGFGGGGGYSVRELCARAMAIVYEQHYKTVGPFEGTAHITVLLDRTDDRALRHRLLVLLKALMKVLSNVEACVLVGGCVLAVDMLTVAHEASERTAIPLQSNLIAATAFMEPLKEWMFVDKEGAQVGPVEKDAIRRFWSKKAIDWTTRCWASGMLDWKRLRDIRELRWALAVRVPVLTPTQIGEAALSILHSMVSAHSDLDDAGEIVTPTPRVKRILSSPRCLPHIAQALLSGEPSIVEGAAALLKAVVTRNPKAMIRLYSTGTFYFSLAYPGSNLLSIAQLFSVTHVHQAFHGGEEAAVSSSLPLAKRSVLGGLLPESLLYVLERSGPAAFAAAMVSDSDTPEIIWTHKMRAENLIRQVLQHLGDFPQKLSQHCHSLYEYAPMPPVTYPELRDEMWCHRYYLRNLCDEIRFPNWPIVEHVEFLQSLLVMWREELTRRPMDLSEEEACKILEISLEDVSSDDADTKHSFEMGEEVSSISKQIENIDEEKLKRQYRKLAMRYHPDKNPEGREKFLAVQKAYERLQATMQGLQGPQPWRLLLLLKGQCILYRRYGGILEPFKYAGYPMLLNAVTVDKDDNNFLSSDRAPLLVAASELIWLTCASSSLNGEELVRDGGIQLLANLLSRCMCVVQPTTPASEPSAIIVTNVMRTFCVLSQFESAWSEMLEYSGLVDDIVHCTELELVPAAVDAALQTIAHVSVSTELQDALLKAGVVWYLLPVLLQYDSTAEESNATESHGVGASVQIAKNMHAVRASQALSRLSGLCSDESSTPYNQTAADALRALLTPKLASMLKDQAPKDLLSKLNNNLESPEIIWNSSTRAELLKFVDQQRASQGPDGSYEMKDSHVFAYKALSKELYVGNVYLRVYNDQPDFEISEPEAFCVALIDFISYLVHNQCATDSEVKDVPNQNDPSLETSEHPNDTAVGSIDEQQTPVEDSAVSNGQVVDKEEFEMVKNLKFALNSLKNLLTNSPNLASIFSTKDKLLPLFECFSVPVASESNIPQLCLSVLSLLTTYAPCLEAMVADGSSLLLLLQMLHSAPTCREGVLHVLYALASTPELAWAAAKHGGVVYILELLLPLQEISLQQRAAAASLLGKLVGQPMHGPRVAITLARFLPDGLVSVIRDGPGEAVVVSLEQTTETPELVWTPAMATSLSAQIATMASDLYREQMKGRVVDWDVPEQASGQQEMRDEPQVGGIYVRLFLKDPKFPLRNPKRFLEGLLDQYLTSIAATHYDTQAVDPELPLLLSAALVSLLRVHPALADHVGYLGYVPKLVAAVAYEGRRETMASGEVNNGSYVDRTYEPDDGSTQPTQTPQERVRLSCLRVLHQLAASTTCAEAMAATSVGTPQVVPLLMKAIGWQGGSILALETLKRVVVAGNRARDALVAQGLKVGLVEVLLGLLDWRAGGRNGLCSQMKWNESEASIGRVLAIEVLHAFATEGAHCTKVRDLLNSSDIWSAYKDQKHDLFLPSSAQSAAAGVAGLIESSSSRLTYALTAPSPQPAPSRPPTASPISDPNGKQDELS, encoded by the exons ACGAAAACAGCAAAGTCTATGGTTGGGGTGTCACTAACTGTGGAAACTTCTCAATCTCTCACGATAGCGGAGTATATAAAGCGAAGGG CAAAAGAGGCAGTTGGAGCAGAAGAAACTCCATGTGGAGGTTGGTCTGTGACAAGGTTGCGCTCTGCTGCTCGTGGAACTCTAAATGTTCCAGGATTAAGTTTGAGCGTTGGCCCAAAAGGTGGACTTGGAGAGAATGGTGATGCTGTATCTCGCCAACTGATTCTGACAAAAGCTTCACTTGTTGAAAGACGCCCAGAGAACTATGAA GCTGTTACTGTTCGACCTTTATCTGCAGTAAATGCTCTTGTTCGATTTGCTGAGGAGCCCCAAATGTTTGCAATTGAGTTCAATGATGGGTGCCCCATCCAT GTTTATGCAAGCACGTCCCGTGATAGCTTACTTGCAGCAGTTCGTGATGTGTTGCAAACAGAA GGTCAATGTGCAGTGACTGTGTTACCAAGACTGACAATGCCAGGCCATCCTATTGATCCACCTTGTGGGAGAGTCCATTTACAATCTGGACTTCAACGGCCTATTGCAGATGTGGAGAGTGCATCCATGCATTTGAAACACTTAGCAGCAGCTGCCAAAGATGCAGTTTCCGAAGGTGGTTCCATTCCTGGATCAAGAGCTAAGCTATGGCGTAGAATAAGAGAGTTCAATGCATGTATTCCATATAGTGGAGTTCCTCCTAACATAGAAGTACCTGAGGTGACTTTGATGGCTTTAATAACAATGCTTCCAGCTACACCGAATCTTCCTCCAGAGTCACCTCCCTTACCTCCCCCTTCACCTAAAGCAGCTGCAACGGTGATGGGTTTTATTGCATGTTTACGTAGATTACTAGCTTCAAGAACTGCTGCGTCACATGTGATGTCTTTTCCTGCTGCTGTTGGAAGAATAATGGGTTTACTGAGAAATGGTTCAGAGGGTGTAGCCGCTGAAGCTGCAGGGCTAGTTGCAGTTCTTATTGGTGGTGGTCCTGGGGATACAAATATACTGACGGACTCTAAAGGAGAGCAGCATGCAACAATCATGCACACAAAGTCAGTGTTGTTTGCTAATCAGGGTTATGCTATTATACTTGCCAACAGACTGAAGCCAATGTCTGTATCACCATTATTATCAATGGCCGTTGTTGAGGTTCTTGAGGCAATGATATGTGAACCACATGGTGAGACGACACAATACACAGTGTTTGTTGAACTGTTACGCCAAGTAGCTGGTTTGAAGCGTCGTTTGTTTGCATTGTTTGGACATCCTGCTGAAAGTGTTAGAGAAACAGTGGCTGTGATTATGCGTACAATTGCAGAAGAAGATGCAATTGCAGCAGAGTCCATGCGCGATGCTGCATTGCGTGATGGTGCTTTGCTGAGACATTTATTGCACGCCTTCTTCCTTCCTCCTGGTGAGCGACGTGAGGTTAGTCGACAGCTTGTTGCTCTCTGGGCAGATTCTTATCAACCAGCTCTGGATTTATTGTCCAGAGTTCTGCCTCCTGGGCTTGTTGCTTATTTGCACACACGTTCTGATGGAGTTCAATCAGAAGATGCCAATCAAGAAGGATCTTTGACCAGTAGAAGACAGAGACGCTTACTCCAACAGAGGAAAGGTCGTACAGGAAAAGGATCAACATCTCAAGAGAATTCCTTACCTAATGTAAACAATTATGAAATTGGTGATCCCATGACACAGACAAATGCTGGTACTTTTAAGGTGTCAGATAACTATCAAAGATCTGTACTGGATCAGAGTTCTGGACAGGCTTCAACCATTCAGTCTTCTGGTGCTCAAACTGTTGAAAATTCCACTGGAGAGTTAGCGTCCTCAGGGGTTCCACAAAACAATCATTCAGCTTTTGTGGCTTCAGCTGATTCTCAGTCGAGAAGTATTCACGAGGCAGTGGAAGCAAATACTTCAATGTCAATTGATTCTGATTCCAATGTTACTGGTTTCCAGAACACAGGCCTCCCTGCTCCTGCTCAGGTTGTTGTGGAAAACACTCCTGTGGGATCTGGTAGGCTACTTTGTAATTGGCCTGAATTCTGGCGAGCATTTAGCCTTGATCATAATCGTGCAGATTTGATCTGGAATGAGCGCACTAGGCAAGAGTTGAGGGAGACTTTGCAGGCTGAGGTTCATAAGTTAGATGTTGAGAAGGAGCGTACTGAAGATATTGTTCCTGGAGGTGCTACGGCGGATACTATGACTGGCCAAGATAGTGTACCCCAGATATCTTGGAACTACTCTGAGTTCTCTGTTAGATATCCTAGCTTGTCCAAAGAAGTTTGCGTGGGTCAGTATTATCTGCGTTTGCTGCTTGAGAGTGGTAGTGTTGGCAGGGCACAAGATTTTCCATTGCGTGATCCAGTTGCCTTCTTTAGAGCACTCTACCATCGGTTCTTATGTGACGCAGACATAGGACTTACAGTAGATGGAGCTGTTCCTGATGAAATGGGTGCATCTGATGATTGGTGCGACATGGGAAGACTAGATGGttttggaggtggaggaggatATTCCGTGAGAGAGCTATGTGCTAGAGCAATGGCAATTGTATATGAGCAGCATTACAAAACAGTAGGTCCTTTTGAGGGCACTGCTCACATTACAGTTCTGTTGGATAGGACAGATGATAGGGCTTTGAGGCACCGTCTTCTAGTGCTCTTGAAG GCGTTAATGAAGGTTTTGTCAAATGTCGAGGCGTGCGTTTTGGTTGGAGGATGTGTGTTAGCTGTTGATATGCTGACAGTGGCTCATGAAGCTTCAGAAAGGACAGCTATTCCCTTGCAGTCTAATTTGATTGCTGCTACTGCTTTCATGGAACCGCTCAAGGAATGGATGTTTGTTGACAAGGAAGGGGCACAGGTTGGACCTGTTGAAAAGGATGCCATTAGAAGATTTTGGTCAAAGAAGGCTATTGATTGGACAACAAGGTGCTGGGCTTCTGGGATGCTAGACTGGAAGAGACTGCGGGATATTCGTGAACTTCGTTGGGCACTAGCTGTTCGAGTTCCTGTTCTCACGCCAACCCAG ATTGGTGAGGCCGCTTTGTCCATATTACACAGCATGGTATCTGCACATTCAGATTTAGACGACGCTGGAGAGATAGTTACCCCAACTCCTAGAGTAAAAAGGATCTTGTCAAGTCCACGTTGCCTTCCGCATATTGCTCAG GCATTGCTTTCTGGAGAACCAAGTATTGTAGAGGGTGCTGCCGCTTTACTGAAGGCTGTTGTTACTAGAAATCCCAAGGCCATGATTCGCCTGTACAGCACGGGCACATTTTATTTCTCCCTGGCATATCCTGGATCTAATCTCCTTTCAATCGCCCAACTCTTCTCAGTGACTCATGTTCATCAAGCATTTCATGGTGgtgaagaagctgcagtttCCTCTTCCTTGCCTCTGGCGAAGCGCAGTGTATTGGGTGGGCTTCTTCCAGAATCTTTGCTGTATGTATTGGAGCGTAGTGGTCCAGCTGCATTTGCAGCTGCAATGGTATCTGATTCTGATACTCCAGAGATTATATGGACTCACAAGATGCGAGCTGAAAATCTGATTCGCCAG GTTTTGCAGCATCTGGGTGATTTCCCCCAGAAATTATCACAGCACTGCCATTCTCTATATGAATATGCTCCTATGCCACCAGTGACATACCCAGAGCTACGAGATGAAATGTGGTGTCACCGTTATTACCTCCGTAACTTATGTGATGAGATTCGGTTTCCAAATTGGCCGATTGTTGAACATGTTGAGTTTCTACAGTCATTATTGGTAATGTGGCGTGAGGAGTTGACAAGAAGACCAATGGATCTTTCCGAAGAAGAAGCTTGCAAAATATTAGAGATTTCATTGGAAGATGTATCAAGTGATGATGCTGACACGAAGCATTCTTTTGAGATGGGTGAGGAGGTATCTAGCATATCCAAGCAGATTGAGAAcattgatgaagaaaagcTTAAACGGCAATATAGGAAACTCGCCATGAGATACCACCCAGACAAAAATCCTGAAGGAAGGGAGAAATTTCTTGCTGTACAGAAAGCTTATGAGCGCCTGCAG GCCACTATGCAAGGCTTGCAAGGCCCTCAGCCATGGCGATTGTTGCTTCTATTGAAAGGACAGTGTATCTTGTACAGACGTTATGGAGGCATACTGGAGCCATTTAAATATGCTGGTTATCCAATGTTGCTCAATGCAGTTACTGTGGACAAGGATGATAACAATTTTCTTTCCTCAGATAGAGCACCTCTCCTTGTTGCAGCGTCAGAGCTTATTTGGCTGAC GTGTGCATCTTCTTCATTGAATGGTGAAGAACTTGTGAGGGATGGTGGCATACAACTTCTTGCGAATCTTCTTTCCCGTTGCATGTGTGTAGTTCAGCCAACCACTCCTGCAAGTGAACCATCCGCAATAATTGTTACAAATGTGATGCGAACCTTTTGTGTTTTGAGTCAATTTGAGAGTGCCTGGTCTGAGATGCTTGAGTATTCTGGACTAGTTGATGATATTGTGCACTGCACTGAACTTGAGCTGGTACCAGCTGCTGTTGATGCTGCTCTCCAGACTATTGCACATGTTTCTGTGTCCACTGAATTACAGGATGCCTTGCTGAAGGCTGGAGTTGTATG GTACCTTTTGCCCGTGCTGCTTCAATACGACTCAACTGCAGAGGAATCTAATGCAACAGAATCACATGGTGTTGGTGCTAGTGTTCAAATTGCGAAAAATATGCATGCTGTACGTGCCTCGCAGGCGCTTTCAAGGCTTAGTGGTTTGTGTAGTGATGAGAGTTCAACACCTTATAATCAGACTGCAGCTGATGCCCTCAGAGCTCTGTTGACTCCTAAACTAGCCAGTATGTTAAAAGATCAAGCACCAAAAGACTTGCTAtctaaattaaacaataacTTGGAGTCTCCTGAG ATTATCTGGAACTCTTCAACCCGAGCAGAACTACTGAAATTTGTGGATCAGCAACGTGCAAGTCAGGGTCCTGACGGTTCATATGAGATGAAAGATTCACATGTATTTGCATATAAGGCACTATCAAAAGAACTCTATGTTGGAAATGTTTACTTGAGGGTCTATAATGATCAGCCAGATTTTGAGATCAGTGAACCAGAAGCTTTCTGTGTTGCtttgattgattttatatCATATCTAGTGCACAATCAATGTGCTACAGATTCTGAAGTTAAGGATGTGCCAAATCAGAATGACCCATCCCTTGAGACATCTGAGCATCCTAATGATACGGCTGTTGGATCAATTGATGAGCAGCAGACTCCTGTTGAAGATTCAGCAGTATCTAATGGGCAAGTGGTAGACAAGGAAGAATTTGAAATGGTTAAGAATCTTAAATTTGCATTGAATTCACTGAAG AACTTACTGACAAATAGTCCAAATTTGGCGTCAATTTTTTCTACTAAAGATAAGCTATTGCCTCTTTTCGAATGTTTTTCGGTGCCTGTTGCCTCAGAAAGCAACATTCCTCAACTTTGCCTGAGTGTGCTGTCACTCTTGACTACGTATGCTCCCTGCTTGGAGGCTATGGTTGCGGATGGATCCAGCCTTCTCCTTTTATTACAAATGCTTCACTCAGCCCCAACTTGTCGTGAAGGGGTTCTTCATGTTCTTTATGCTCTGGCCAGCACACCAGAACTTGCTTGGGCAGCTGCCAAGCATGGGGGAGTGGTCTACATCCTTGAACTTCTCTTGCCTTTGCAGG AAATTTCATTGCAACAAAGAGCAGCAGCTGCCTCATTGTTGGGGAAGCTTGTTGGGCAGCCAATGCATGGGCCTAGAGTTGCTATAACACTAGCAAGGTTTCTTCCAGATGGCTTGGTATCAGTTATTAGGGATGGTCCTGGTGAGGCTGTTGTAGTTTCCCTAGAACAGACTACTGAGACTCCGGAACTTGTATGGACACCAGCCATGGCTACTTCTTTGTCTGCACAAATTGCAACTATGGCATCAGATCTATATCGCGAACAGATGAAAGGTCGTGTGGTTGATTGGGATGTTCCTGAGCAGGCATCTGGGCAGCAAGAAATGAGAGATGAGCCACAG GTTGGTGGAATCTATGTTAGGTTATTCCTAAAAGATCCCAAGTTTCCTCTCCGAAATCCAAAGAGATTCTTGGAAGGACTGCTAGATCAGTATTTGACATCCATTGCTGCCACACATTACGACACACAAGCTGTTGACCCTGAACTTCCTTTGCTCCTTTCTGCTGCTTTGGTTTCATTACTACGAGTGCACCCTGCACTAGCTGATCATGTTGGGTATCTTGGATATGTGCCTAAACTTGTGGCTGCTGTGGCTTATGAAGGAAGGCGAGAAACAATGGCATCCGGGGAGGTAAACAATGGCAGTTATGTGGACAGAACATATGAACCTGATGATGGATCCACACAGCCCACGCAAACTCCCCAAGAACGTGTGCGCCTCAGTTGTTTACGTGTCCTTCATCAACTGGCAGCTAGCACAACGTGTGCTGAAGCTATGGCCGCAACTAGTGTAGGAACACCTCAG GTCGTTCCTCTTCTAATGAAAGCAATAGGATGGCAAGGTGGAAGCATATTAGCTCTTGAGACACTAAAACGTGTTGTGGTTGCTGGAAACCGAGCTAGAGATGCACTTGTAGCACAAGGACTTAA GGTTGGTCTTGTTGAAGTACTTCTTGGCCTTCTTGATTGGAGAGCAGGGGGAAGGAATGGGCTTTGCTCTCAGATGAAGTGGAATGAATCTGAAGCATCTATTGGCAGGGTGCTAGCAATTGAG GTTTTGCATGCATTTGCAACTGAGGGGGCCCATTGCACTAAAGTGCGTGACCTATTAAATTCCTCAGAT ATTTGGAGCGCTTATAAAGACCAAAAACATGATCTTTTCCTCCCATCAAGTGCTCAATCTGCTGCCGCCGGAGTTGCTGGGCTAATTGAGAGTTCATCATCAAGACTCACTTATGCCCTTACGGCTCCCTCTCCACAACCAGCTCCATCGAGACCTCCTACTGCTTCGCCTATATCTGACCCAAATGGAAAACAAGATGAGCTTTCATAG